One Sediminibacillus dalangtanensis genomic region harbors:
- the flhA gene encoding flagellar biosynthesis protein FlhA produces MAIRDLSVLLGVILIIIMLVIPLPGWILSIFILCNISLALIVILVSMNTTEALQFSIFPSLLLLMTLFRLGLNVSTTRSILSKADAGGVVETFGTFVIGDNPLVGFVVFAILVIIQFLVITKGAERVSEVAARFTLDAMPGKQMSIDADLNAGMISEQQAKERREKIENEADFYGAMDGASKFVKGDAIAGIIIVLINIIFGLIIGMVQMDMSFQEAISTYMQLTVGDGLVSQIPALLIATATGIVVTRVASEGNLGTDVTTQLFRYPKLLYIAAGTIFFLGFTPINFLLTTMISGILIFGAYWLSKELEQPDLPTVEEEEEADTDHMKSPENVVQLLSMDPIEFEFGYALIPLADTSQGGDLLDRVVMIRRQLAIELGVVIPVVRIRDNIQLNPNEYRLKVKGNEVATGELLLDHYLAMSPGIDDDTIEGIDTQEPAFGLPAKWISEELKDEAELSGYTVVDPPSVVSTHITEVIKQHAHLLLGRQETKQLIDHLKESYPILVEEVTPEPLSTGDIQKVLAKLLRENVSIRNLPIIFETLADFGKMTSDTELLAEYARQSLASQITKQYVDEGGMLRVITISNDVEQVLAENVQQTEHGSYLALDPETQQVIIQSVTEQVEQASLREETPIILCAPSIRMYLKQLLDRYFPQVIVLSYNELEPNLEIQSIGVVNVA; encoded by the coding sequence ATGGCAATCAGAGATTTATCGGTTTTATTAGGCGTTATTTTAATTATTATTATGTTGGTCATCCCTTTGCCAGGATGGATATTAAGTATTTTCATTCTATGCAATATATCCTTAGCACTTATTGTCATACTAGTGTCCATGAATACAACAGAGGCATTGCAATTTTCGATCTTTCCGTCCCTGTTACTATTGATGACTCTTTTTCGACTTGGATTGAATGTTTCCACAACGCGTTCCATTCTTTCAAAAGCGGATGCAGGGGGAGTAGTTGAAACGTTCGGAACCTTCGTAATTGGTGATAATCCTTTAGTAGGTTTTGTGGTATTTGCCATTTTGGTAATTATCCAGTTTCTTGTTATCACAAAAGGAGCCGAACGGGTTTCCGAAGTTGCCGCCAGGTTTACGCTGGATGCAATGCCTGGTAAACAGATGAGTATCGATGCTGACTTGAATGCGGGCATGATATCGGAACAGCAGGCGAAGGAAAGGCGTGAAAAGATTGAGAACGAAGCTGATTTTTATGGTGCAATGGACGGTGCAAGTAAATTCGTAAAAGGGGATGCGATTGCCGGAATCATCATCGTCCTGATTAATATTATATTCGGTTTGATCATTGGCATGGTCCAGATGGATATGAGCTTTCAGGAAGCAATCAGTACCTATATGCAGTTGACAGTAGGGGATGGCCTGGTAAGTCAAATTCCGGCACTGTTGATTGCCACGGCTACTGGCATCGTGGTTACCCGTGTTGCTTCGGAGGGGAACCTTGGGACGGATGTCACCACCCAACTTTTCCGATATCCAAAACTGTTGTATATAGCGGCAGGCACCATTTTCTTTCTTGGTTTTACTCCAATAAACTTTTTGCTGACGACAATGATTTCCGGCATCCTTATTTTTGGAGCATATTGGCTCTCCAAGGAATTGGAGCAGCCAGATTTGCCCACAGTCGAAGAAGAAGAGGAAGCAGACACGGATCATATGAAGTCGCCAGAAAATGTGGTCCAGCTGCTAAGCATGGATCCGATCGAGTTTGAGTTTGGTTATGCGTTGATTCCGTTAGCGGATACAAGTCAGGGAGGAGACTTACTTGACAGGGTGGTAATGATCCGCAGGCAGTTGGCGATTGAATTGGGGGTCGTCATTCCGGTCGTCAGAATCCGGGATAACATCCAACTGAATCCTAATGAGTATCGTTTAAAGGTGAAAGGAAATGAAGTGGCCACAGGCGAATTATTGCTCGATCATTATTTAGCAATGAGCCCAGGTATCGATGACGATACTATAGAAGGCATTGATACACAGGAACCCGCCTTTGGACTCCCTGCAAAATGGATAAGCGAAGAATTGAAAGATGAAGCGGAATTGTCAGGTTACACGGTTGTCGATCCTCCTTCGGTTGTATCCACCCATATAACCGAGGTTATCAAGCAGCATGCTCATCTATTGCTCGGCAGACAAGAAACAAAACAGCTTATCGATCATTTGAAGGAAAGTTATCCGATTTTGGTTGAAGAGGTGACCCCAGAACCATTGTCTACAGGGGATATCCAAAAAGTTTTGGCCAAGCTGTTGCGTGAGAATGTTTCGATTAGAAATCTGCCGATCATTTTTGAAACACTTGCTGATTTTGGCAAGATGACCAGTGATACAGAGTTATTGGCTGAATATGCCAGGCAGTCACTTGCTTCCCAAATAACCAAACAGTATGTAGATGAGGGAGGAATGCTACGAGTGATAACCATTTCCAATGATGTTGAACAGGTGCTGGCGGAAAATGTGCAGCAAACAGAACATGGCAGCTATTTAGCGTTAGACCCGGAAACGCAGCAGGTAATAATACAATCCGTAACTGAGCAAGTAGAACAGGCATCGCTGCGGGAGGAAACTCCGATTATCTTATGTGCTCCTTCTATCAGAATGTATTTGAAGCAATTGCTCGATCGGTACTTTCCTCAGGTTATTGTACTTTCTTACAATGAACTGGAACCAAACCTTGAAATTCAAAGCATAGGGGTGGTGAACGTCGCATGA
- the flhB gene encoding flagellar biosynthesis protein FlhB translates to MELKLDLQFFAGEKTEKATPKKRQDSRKKGQVAKSQDINTALLLFFVFLLFIVLGGYLKNIMLAMYQHSFTEYINWEVTETTTHKVFLETTIEMSKAIAPIMGIAIVAGLASNFMQIGFLFTGEPLKPKLSKINPLQGAKKIFSARALVELVKSLLKIFFIGVITFAVIWMRKDEMMQLAGKDVDSSLAFFGNTTITMGIAASIALLVIAVIDYTYQKYDFEKSIRMSKNDIKDEHKNIEGNPLIKSKIKEKQRQMAMRRMMSEIPQADVVITNPTHYAVAIKYDETKADAPYVVAKGVDYVAFRIRDIAKANEVMMVENRPLARGLYKEIEIGDIISEEFFQSVAEVLAYVYKMGHNASSK, encoded by the coding sequence CTGGAATTAAAACTCGATTTGCAATTTTTTGCAGGGGAAAAAACAGAAAAAGCAACCCCGAAAAAGCGTCAGGATTCAAGAAAAAAAGGACAGGTTGCCAAGAGTCAGGATATAAATACGGCGCTTTTATTGTTTTTCGTCTTTCTTCTATTTATCGTTCTTGGCGGTTATTTGAAAAATATTATGCTGGCAATGTACCAGCACTCTTTCACGGAATATATCAACTGGGAGGTTACAGAAACGACCACCCATAAAGTTTTTTTGGAAACGACCATAGAAATGAGCAAAGCAATCGCACCTATTATGGGAATTGCCATCGTGGCTGGTCTTGCGTCCAATTTTATGCAAATAGGTTTCTTGTTCACAGGTGAGCCGCTAAAGCCGAAACTGAGTAAGATCAATCCACTCCAAGGGGCGAAAAAAATATTTTCGGCGCGGGCATTGGTAGAATTAGTCAAATCACTATTGAAAATCTTTTTTATCGGAGTAATCACTTTTGCTGTCATATGGATGCGTAAAGATGAGATGATGCAGCTTGCTGGTAAGGATGTGGACAGTTCGCTGGCGTTTTTTGGAAACACCACCATTACCATGGGAATAGCTGCTTCGATAGCACTCCTGGTGATTGCTGTAATTGATTATACGTACCAAAAATACGATTTTGAAAAAAGTATCCGAATGTCTAAAAATGACATCAAGGATGAACACAAAAATATTGAAGGTAACCCTTTGATCAAATCAAAAATAAAAGAAAAACAGCGGCAGATGGCCATGCGGAGAATGATGAGCGAGATACCACAAGCGGATGTAGTCATCACGAATCCGACCCACTATGCTGTCGCGATCAAATATGATGAAACAAAGGCGGATGCCCCTTATGTGGTGGCGAAAGGGGTAGACTACGTTGCTTTTCGGATCAGAGATATAGCTAAGGCAAACGAAGTAATGATGGTGGAAAATCGTCCTCTGGCACGTGGATTATACAAGGAAATCGAAATCGGCGACATTATCAGTGAAGAATTTTTTCAGTCAGTAGCTGAAGTGCTGGCTTACGTGTATAAAATGGGACACAATGCTTCAAGTAAGTGA
- the fliY gene encoding flagellar motor switch phosphatase FliY → MMNDDMLSQEEIDALLRSTDDEEPEQETKESTVQNPPVDDYLNSVEQDALGEIGNISFGSSATTLSTLLNQKVEITTPTISVIHRENLQDEFPQPYVGVEVEYTEGFSGVNLFVIQSRDAAIIADLMLGGDGQAPSEELNDIHLSAVQEAMNQMMGTAATSMSTVFTKRVDISPPAISVLDVEADQGTKPIDSENNLVKVSFQLQIGDLIDSNIMQLLPVNFAKDLVDQLLNPPEENKQATEPTQQEQHVAKPEHVQQPTAAKAGSEYNGEHASKNQQPNHIGGKVPSKATDVQQAEFSSFEQVELPAKEQRNLEILMDIPLKVTVELGRTKRSVQEILELSSGSIIELDKLAGEPVDINVNEKLIAKGEVVVIDENFGVRVTDIVSPKDRIKKLN, encoded by the coding sequence ATGATGAATGATGATATGCTGTCCCAGGAAGAGATCGATGCTCTTTTGCGGAGTACGGATGACGAGGAACCTGAGCAAGAAACAAAGGAGAGCACAGTTCAGAATCCCCCGGTTGATGATTATTTAAACTCAGTCGAGCAAGATGCTCTGGGAGAGATCGGTAATATATCTTTTGGCAGTTCTGCAACGACGCTTTCCACTTTGCTGAATCAGAAGGTGGAAATTACGACACCGACTATTTCTGTCATTCACAGAGAAAATCTACAGGACGAATTTCCGCAACCATATGTAGGAGTGGAAGTGGAGTACACAGAAGGCTTTTCAGGAGTCAACTTGTTTGTCATACAATCGAGGGATGCAGCGATCATAGCTGATTTGATGTTGGGTGGAGATGGACAGGCGCCGTCCGAGGAATTGAACGATATTCATTTGAGTGCAGTACAAGAAGCAATGAATCAAATGATGGGGACGGCAGCTACCAGTATGTCGACCGTCTTTACAAAACGAGTCGATATTTCACCGCCTGCTATCAGCGTGCTGGATGTAGAAGCAGATCAAGGGACGAAACCGATTGACTCAGAAAATAACCTAGTAAAAGTTTCGTTTCAATTACAAATCGGTGATTTAATAGATTCGAATATAATGCAGCTGTTGCCAGTCAATTTTGCCAAAGATTTAGTGGATCAACTGTTGAATCCTCCGGAGGAAAACAAGCAGGCAACTGAACCAACTCAGCAGGAACAACATGTGGCCAAGCCGGAACATGTACAGCAACCAACTGCCGCAAAAGCCGGTTCAGAATACAATGGTGAACATGCCAGCAAAAACCAGCAACCAAACCATATCGGTGGCAAAGTACCCAGCAAAGCAACTGATGTCCAGCAAGCTGAATTTTCAAGTTTTGAACAGGTAGAATTACCTGCCAAGGAACAACGCAATCTAGAAATTCTGATGGACATTCCATTGAAAGTTACAGTGGAATTGGGCAGAACCAAACGATCTGTACAGGAAATTTTAGAGCTTTCATCGGGATCGATTATCGAGCTGGATAAACTTGCCGGGGAACCCGTTGATATTAACGTGAACGAAAAATTGATAGCAAAAGGCGAAGTTGTAGTCATCGATGAAAACTTTGGGGTTAGGGTTACAGATATCGTAAGCCCGAAAGATCGAATAAAAAAATTGAACTAG
- a CDS encoding response regulator, translating to MGKRVLIVDDAAFMRMMIKDILSKNGFEVVGEAPDGAQAVEKYKELTPDLVTMDITMPEMDGIAALKEIKQINSDAKVIMCSAMGQQAMVIDAIQAGAKDFIVKPFQADRVIEAIQKVLD from the coding sequence ATGGGTAAGAGAGTATTGATAGTAGACGATGCAGCTTTCATGCGTATGATGATTAAAGATATTTTAAGTAAAAACGGCTTTGAGGTCGTAGGGGAAGCACCGGATGGCGCTCAAGCTGTCGAAAAATACAAGGAACTGACACCAGATCTTGTGACGATGGACATCACCATGCCCGAGATGGATGGTATTGCTGCTTTGAAGGAAATTAAACAAATTAATTCAGACGCAAAAGTTATTATGTGTTCCGCTATGGGACAGCAGGCAATGGTTATCGATGCGATCCAGGCTGGTGCAAAAGACTTTATTGTAAAGCCGTTTCAAGCGGACCGTGTAATTGAAGCAATTCAAAAAGTATTAGACTGA
- a CDS encoding MinD/ParA family protein has translation MYDQAANLRRKVEATRNPKQAKTIAVVSGKGGVGKSNFALNFCLSLSKKQKKVLLFDLDIGMGNIDVLLGKTSKLSIVDMFEEQLPIQDVIEQVSDSFAYISAGSGLTNIFAMDNEQFDYFINQYELLTGLFDFIIFDMGAGITEGSANFLMAVDEAIVVTTPEPTSLTDAYAMIKHITREDLKLPLFLLINRIPNQRIGKQTAARLQRVAGQFLGKELAILGMLPEDKAVVQAVISQTPFIEKNPKTAAAKAVREMTDMFLDGDRPDSRRTSSSFIKKLTHFIKER, from the coding sequence ATGTATGACCAGGCTGCTAATTTACGTAGAAAAGTAGAGGCCACGAGGAATCCGAAACAGGCAAAAACGATAGCGGTTGTAAGCGGAAAAGGAGGGGTGGGTAAATCCAATTTCGCTTTGAACTTCTGTTTGTCCCTTTCGAAGAAACAAAAGAAAGTATTGTTGTTCGATCTGGATATCGGCATGGGAAATATTGATGTGTTATTAGGAAAAACCAGCAAGCTGTCCATCGTTGATATGTTTGAAGAACAACTGCCGATCCAGGATGTTATCGAGCAAGTATCTGATTCTTTCGCATACATTTCTGCTGGTTCAGGTCTTACGAATATTTTTGCGATGGACAATGAACAATTTGATTATTTTATCAATCAATACGAACTGCTGACTGGTTTATTTGATTTTATTATTTTCGATATGGGGGCAGGGATAACGGAAGGCAGTGCCAATTTTTTAATGGCCGTAGATGAAGCGATCGTTGTAACCACTCCAGAGCCCACTTCGCTAACCGATGCCTATGCAATGATCAAACACATTACCAGGGAAGACCTGAAATTACCACTGTTTTTACTGATCAACCGGATTCCCAATCAGCGCATCGGCAAACAAACAGCAGCCCGCCTACAACGTGTTGCTGGCCAATTTCTGGGAAAAGAACTAGCCATTCTCGGGATGCTGCCTGAAGATAAAGCGGTGGTACAGGCAGTCATCAGTCAGACACCTTTTATCGAAAAAAACCCAAAAACTGCTGCTGCCAAGGCTGTCAGAGAGATGACGGATATGTTTCTTGATGGTGATAGACCAGACTCCAGGAGAACGTCTTCTTCCTTTATCAAAAAGCTCACACATTTCATCAAAGAGAGGTAG
- the fliO gene encoding flagellar biosynthetic protein FliO, translating into MLKKFCMLAFVFLSLWFIPATFQAAPSVKDCVGTQSDECKSDTGTTNEDDSESDGNQDDQIEPADESSSGLFFYFIRLLLALGLVLALIYFLLKFLNRKNKMFQKVRALENVGGIALGPQKSLQIVRIGEKLFVVGVGDNVEMLSEITDEATKEELMKTDGGGSDFNPVNFLTSVMGTGKNTADTTEGDKQQHFSALFQSELDKLKQGRKRLIERRQNKDEDSNE; encoded by the coding sequence ATGTTGAAAAAATTTTGTATGCTGGCATTTGTCTTTCTTTCACTTTGGTTCATACCGGCAACGTTTCAGGCGGCTCCAAGTGTAAAGGACTGCGTGGGAACGCAAAGTGATGAATGCAAGTCAGATACTGGAACGACAAACGAAGATGATAGTGAAAGCGACGGGAACCAGGATGATCAGATTGAACCAGCAGACGAGTCTTCTTCCGGATTATTCTTTTATTTTATCCGCTTGTTACTAGCACTCGGATTGGTTTTGGCATTAATCTATTTTCTGCTGAAATTTTTAAATCGCAAAAATAAAATGTTTCAAAAAGTCAGGGCGTTGGAAAATGTTGGTGGGATCGCTCTAGGACCACAGAAATCGCTGCAAATCGTCCGTATTGGCGAGAAATTATTTGTTGTCGGCGTAGGAGACAACGTGGAAATGTTGTCCGAAATAACCGATGAAGCCACCAAGGAAGAACTGATGAAGACAGATGGCGGAGGAAGTGATTTCAACCCGGTCAACTTCCTTACTTCAGTCATGGGAACCGGAAAAAATACAGCAGACACTACCGAGGGAGATAAGCAACAGCATTTCTCTGCTTTATTCCAGTCAGAGCTAGATAAACTCAAACAGGGCAGAAAAAGATTGATTGAACGCCGACAGAATAAGGATGAAGATAGCAATGAATGA
- the flhF gene encoding flagellar biosynthesis protein FlhF, translating to MKVKKFTAPTMPEVMQKVRKELGADAVILHSKAVHTGGFLGLFKKRNIEVVAALDKEPERKKQAEQQVTKPVASEKEVKWKESDRFKADQGMLQELRDLKSLIELNSNTGNLPQYPAAYQLFYKHLLSQDMEEETAERLVSSMYEHNPDAGRDSFVELLTEELAGRFRKDAFEGISYEKKFVHFVGPTGVGKTTTIAKIAANSVLKDNKRVAFITTDTYRIAAIDQLKTYSKILDVPMEIAYNLDDYRSAREKFKDFDLVLVDTAGRNFRDEKYVKELAEIIDLNQDIDTYLVLSLAAKSADLMEIYRQFEKVPIKQLVFTKKDETASYGAMAGLSMVSGKGIAYLTTGQDVPDDIESVDVQKLAKLIVGDFADV from the coding sequence ATGAAGGTGAAAAAGTTTACAGCGCCTACCATGCCGGAAGTTATGCAGAAAGTCCGCAAAGAGCTGGGGGCCGATGCCGTAATCCTGCATTCAAAGGCAGTTCATACTGGTGGATTTTTAGGTTTGTTTAAAAAAAGAAATATAGAAGTGGTTGCCGCATTAGATAAAGAGCCGGAAAGAAAAAAACAAGCCGAACAGCAAGTAACAAAGCCGGTAGCCTCCGAAAAAGAAGTAAAATGGAAGGAATCGGATAGGTTCAAAGCAGATCAGGGTATGTTACAGGAATTGAGAGACTTGAAAAGCTTGATAGAATTAAACAGCAACACAGGCAATCTACCGCAATATCCTGCTGCATACCAGTTGTTTTATAAACACTTACTTTCACAAGATATGGAAGAGGAAACGGCTGAAAGATTGGTATCGAGTATGTATGAACACAATCCTGACGCTGGAAGAGATTCTTTTGTGGAACTTTTGACAGAAGAGTTGGCTGGCAGATTCCGGAAAGATGCATTTGAAGGGATATCCTATGAGAAAAAATTTGTCCATTTTGTAGGGCCTACCGGTGTCGGCAAAACCACTACCATTGCGAAAATCGCAGCAAATAGCGTATTGAAGGATAACAAAAGAGTGGCCTTTATTACAACAGACACCTATCGAATTGCGGCTATCGACCAGTTGAAAACGTACTCGAAGATATTGGATGTACCGATGGAAATAGCATACAACCTTGATGACTATCGCTCGGCAAGAGAAAAATTCAAAGATTTTGATTTGGTGTTGGTAGACACGGCGGGAAGGAACTTCAGGGATGAAAAATACGTAAAAGAACTAGCTGAAATCATTGATTTGAACCAGGATATCGATACGTATCTGGTTTTATCCCTCGCTGCTAAAAGCGCTGATTTGATGGAGATTTACCGGCAATTTGAAAAAGTTCCGATAAAGCAATTGGTTTTCACAAAGAAGGACGAAACAGCGAGCTATGGAGCGATGGCTGGCTTATCAATGGTATCCGGCAAAGGGATTGCCTATCTTACCACCGGTCAGGATGTTCCGGATGATATAGAATCAGTCGATGTTCAAAAACTTGCGAAGTTGATAGTTGGTGATTTTGCCGATGTATGA
- the fliP gene encoding flagellar type III secretion system pore protein FliP (The bacterial flagellar biogenesis protein FliP forms a type III secretion system (T3SS)-type pore required for flagellar assembly.): MNEFIDVFSGSDPGSISTSVRLILLLTVFSLAPSILILMTCFTRVIIVLSFVRTSLATQQMPPNQVLIGLALFLTFFIMAPTFQEINEEALTPLMNEEITLDEAYENASMPIKEFMAGHTRQKDLALFMNYAQMEQPETIQDIPLTTLVPAFAISELKTAFQMGFMIFVPFLVIDMAVASVLMSMGMMMLPPVMISLPFKILLFVLVDGWYLITHSLLSGF; encoded by the coding sequence ATGAATGAATTTATAGATGTGTTTTCCGGTTCAGATCCTGGCAGTATATCAACCTCTGTCCGATTGATCTTGCTGCTGACCGTTTTTTCATTGGCACCAAGTATTTTAATTTTGATGACGTGTTTCACCAGAGTCATTATTGTTCTGTCGTTTGTCAGAACTTCCCTTGCTACACAGCAGATGCCGCCCAATCAAGTGCTTATTGGACTGGCATTGTTTTTGACATTTTTCATCATGGCGCCTACTTTTCAGGAGATTAACGAGGAAGCTTTAACACCTTTGATGAATGAAGAGATCACGCTGGATGAAGCGTATGAAAATGCCAGTATGCCAATCAAAGAATTCATGGCCGGCCATACGCGACAAAAGGATTTGGCTTTGTTTATGAATTATGCCCAGATGGAACAGCCGGAAACTATTCAGGACATCCCGCTTACCACGCTAGTACCTGCATTTGCTATCAGTGAATTGAAAACCGCATTCCAAATGGGATTTATGATTTTCGTTCCTTTTCTTGTGATTGATATGGCAGTAGCAAGTGTTTTGATGTCCATGGGTATGATGATGCTTCCACCGGTAATGATTTCTTTGCCATTTAAAATTCTGCTATTCGTCTTGGTGGATGGCTGGTACTTAATCACCCATTCATTATTGAGCGGATTTTAA
- the fliQ gene encoding flagellar biosynthesis protein FliQ, translating into MSGDFVISLAQQGIYTILMVTGPLLLLALVVGLLVSIFQATTQIQEQTLAFIPKIVAVLVGLVFFGPWMLTRMVEFAANIFQNLNQFVG; encoded by the coding sequence ATGAGCGGTGATTTTGTCATCTCCCTGGCTCAGCAAGGGATATATACAATACTGATGGTGACCGGTCCATTGCTGCTTTTGGCGCTAGTGGTTGGGCTTTTGGTCAGTATCTTTCAAGCAACCACACAAATTCAAGAGCAAACACTGGCTTTTATCCCGAAAATAGTCGCGGTCCTTGTTGGACTTGTATTTTTCGGTCCCTGGATGTTGACAAGGATGGTTGAATTTGCAGCAAATATCTTCCAGAACTTGAACCAGTTTGTGGGTTGA
- the fliR gene encoding flagellar biosynthetic protein FliR: MLDLINLSSVPAFLLILVRVTSFFVTVPIFSYKNIPTHFKIGSSFFLAWIMYYTITIPEIALDETFILLVFKEALVGLLLGLIAYLILAALQIAGGFIDFQMGFAIANVIDPQTGAQSPLIGQYFYTIALLFLLAVNGHHLLIDGIFYSYQTVPIDAFIPWGNEAITELVTQTFSRMFLIAFQMAIPVVGCLFLVDVALGIIARTVPQLNVFVVGLPLKILVSFIVLLPFLGLYVGLVKNLFETMLQTMQSLLQLFGGA; the protein is encoded by the coding sequence ATGTTGGATTTAATTAATTTATCCAGTGTTCCGGCTTTTTTATTGATACTAGTCCGCGTAACCTCTTTTTTTGTCACTGTTCCTATTTTTTCCTATAAAAATATTCCGACGCATTTCAAAATAGGGAGCAGTTTCTTTTTGGCTTGGATTATGTATTATACGATTACCATACCCGAGATAGCATTGGATGAAACCTTTATCTTATTAGTTTTTAAAGAAGCACTAGTCGGACTGCTTCTTGGATTGATAGCCTATTTGATTCTTGCGGCACTTCAAATTGCCGGAGGCTTTATCGATTTTCAAATGGGTTTTGCTATCGCGAATGTGATCGATCCTCAGACAGGCGCACAGAGTCCGTTGATCGGACAGTACTTTTATACGATTGCTTTATTGTTTCTGCTCGCGGTTAACGGGCATCATTTGTTGATAGACGGCATCTTTTATAGTTACCAAACGGTTCCGATAGATGCTTTCATTCCCTGGGGAAACGAAGCCATAACTGAACTTGTTACACAAACATTCAGCCGGATGTTTTTAATCGCTTTTCAAATGGCGATTCCGGTGGTGGGCTGTTTATTCCTAGTCGATGTTGCTCTTGGCATAATCGCCCGGACTGTTCCACAGCTAAATGTTTTTGTAGTGGGACTTCCATTGAAAATACTCGTCAGTTTTATTGTCCTTTTACCTTTTCTTGGTCTGTATGTAGGATTGGTGAAAAATTTATTTGAAACCATGCTTCAAACCATGCAAAGTCTGTTACAGCTATTCGGAGGTGCTTAA